The DNA region GCATGGCGCCGAGCAGCACCGACACGCCCCAGTCCAGCCCGATAATGTAATGCGCGGCGACGCTTACCCCGGCGATGGTCGCCAGCATCACCGGCCCGGCCAGCCAATAGGCCGAATGCCAGGCTTTGCCGCTCAACGGCAGGCGCAACTTGATGCCTGTGCCGAACAGCGAGAACAGCACCGCCACTTCAGTCAGGCGCTCCAGCCATTCGTGGGATTCCTTGAAATTCAGGTCCACGACATCGAGGCCCATCGGGCCGATACCGAAACCAAAGGCCAGGCACACCGCTGATGTGGTGACCGGCATCCAGCGCAGATAGGAAGAGGTGAGCGCCAGCAGCATCAACAGGACGCCGAGCACGCTCATGCAGACAATAAAACTCATAGAAAAAGAACCACCGCTGAATGCGCCTTGAGAAGAGGGCGTAACGGTGGGACTCCCCTATGCGGTAATAAGTTGAAATAATTTGCCCGGCGGTGAAAAACGCTTGCCGCTGGCTGCCTGCGAAGGCACGTCCAGCGGGCAGGCCTGTGACGGACTAGCGCTCGATACTGCGGCTCCAGCGCGCATTCCATTCTGGGCGGATCAAGTTGACCTGATCCCAGTCAATGGTCACAGCGGTTTCCAGGTATTTTTCCATCGCCTCAACCTGAGGGCGCGTCTTGTCAGTGGTCGGTGTTTTCGGGTTGGACGGGATCTGATCGCCGAATTCCAGCGCCGGTGCCTGAGCTTCAGGCGTCAGCAGGTACGCCGCGAGCTTCTGCGCCAGTTCCGGCTGGTTATTGTTGGCCAGCGTACATTCCGCCACGTTCAGCACCACGCCGCCTTCCTTGGGCGATGCATATTCCACCGGCACACCTTTGATTTTCAAGGCAGTCACCTGAGTCGGCGTCAGCGGGAAAATGGCCGCTTCGTCGGTCTGTACCATTTCGGAAATCTTCGCTGAACTGGCAATGTATTCCAGCACATTGGGGCCGATTGTTTTCGGCCAGGCCTTGAAGCCAGGCTCGACATCTTTCTCACTGCCGCCCTGAATGCGGTTGAACATCAGGAAACCATGCAGCCCAAAGGTCGAAGAAGCCAGCGACTGAAACACCACCTTGTCCTTGAAGCGCTTGTCGGCCAGGTCCATCCACGAGGTTGGCGCGCTCCAGCCTTGCTCCTTGAACATGCGCGTGTTGTAGGCCAGGCCTGTGACGCCGAGGCTGACTGCCGCTGCCTGTTCTTTGATTTTCGCCTTGGCCGGCAAATCACTTAACGCGGCGCTGGGTTGCAGGGTGTCGCACAGGCCCATGGAAATGGCCCGATACATGATGCCGTCGTCGAGGAAGATCACGTGCATCTGCGGGTTGTCTTTGCTGGCCTGCACCTTGGCAAGGATGTCCGCCGACGTACCGGGCACGATCACCACCTTGACGTTGTTGGCTTTCTCGAAAGCAGGCAGAACCTGATCGGCATACAGCCGTTCCATGGTCCCGCCGTTCATGCCGAGATACAGCGTCGTTTCAGCCTGCGCAGGCATGCAAAACAGGGCGGCCGCCAGGGGCAGACAGGACAGACCGGTGAGCGCGAGATGTTTGCTGGTTTTCATAGGGACGATCTTCCTCTGTGCAATGGGATGACGTTCGTAACGGGTTCAAGCGGAACGGGAGATTTTTGTTGAAAGCGGCCAATGGAAAAGGCGTCGAGCGAGATCAGCGAAGACCCTTCACAGACCCATTCAGCCAGCGCTTCGCCAGCCGCCGGGCCAATCTGGAAGCCTGCCCCGGCAAAGCCAAAGCCATGCAACAGGCCCGGCCGGGTGATGCTCGGGCCCAGCACCGGTTCGCGATCCGGTAGATAACCTTCGGTGCCGCTCCAGGTGCGAATGGCCTGCGCCCCGGCGAGCGGCGGATAGAGCTCGACCGCGTTGCGCAGGATATCCAGCAACGCTGCCTGTCCCGGTCTGGCACGGGCCGGATCAAGGGCAAAACCCTGGCCGCCGCCGAGCACGCAATTGCCGCGTGCGACCTGGCGGGCATAGATACCGCCGCCTTCGACGCCCGTGCTGACGTCCATGAACATCGGCAGCGGTTCGGTGACGAGCATCGCCGGATGCCCGGAATACATCGGCACCGGTTCGTTGAATTGTGCCGCCAGTTGCCCGGCCCAGGCGCCTGCGCAATTGAGCAGCCACTGCGCGCGCAGGGTCATGCCGCTGGCGGTTTTGACGGTAAAGGCCGTGCCGTCATGGCTGACTTCACTGACTGCCGCCTGTTCGAAGATTTGCGCACCGGCCTGGCGAGCGGCGCGGGCGAAAGCCGGTGATACCAGGCGCGGATTGGCATGCCCGTCGTCGGCACACAGCGACGCGCCGACGGCGACATCGCCTGCCCACGGGTAGCGAGCGCGTAGCTGCTCGCGATCAAGCAGTTGCAGGTTCAGGCCAAATTCGCTGCTGGCGTCTGCGTAGGCACGCAAGGCATTCATGTCCTGCTCGCTGCGCGCCAGTTTGAGATGGCCGGAGCGTTGGTACTCGCCGTCGATGCCGATCAGCTCACGCAGGCTGCCCCAGATCTGGTGCGCCCGTTGTGACAGGGGCAACTGTGACAAGGGACGACCCTGGCGTCTGACCCCGCCATAAT from Pseudomonas syringae includes:
- a CDS encoding NAD(P)/FAD-dependent oxidoreductase; protein product: MSALVETDAIVIGGGIVGASAALALARKGKRVALLERDFCGSHSSGVNYGGVRRQGRPLSQLPLSQRAHQIWGSLRELIGIDGEYQRSGHLKLARSEQDMNALRAYADASSEFGLNLQLLDREQLRARYPWAGDVAVGASLCADDGHANPRLVSPAFARAARQAGAQIFEQAAVSEVSHDGTAFTVKTASGMTLRAQWLLNCAGAWAGQLAAQFNEPVPMYSGHPAMLVTEPLPMFMDVSTGVEGGGIYARQVARGNCVLGGGQGFALDPARARPGQAALLDILRNAVELYPPLAGAQAIRTWSGTEGYLPDREPVLGPSITRPGLLHGFGFAGAGFQIGPAAGEALAEWVCEGSSLISLDAFSIGRFQQKSPVPLEPVTNVIPLHRGRSSL
- a CDS encoding ABC transporter substrate-binding protein yields the protein MKTSKHLALTGLSCLPLAAALFCMPAQAETTLYLGMNGGTMERLYADQVLPAFEKANNVKVVIVPGTSADILAKVQASKDNPQMHVIFLDDGIMYRAISMGLCDTLQPSAALSDLPAKAKIKEQAAAVSLGVTGLAYNTRMFKEQGWSAPTSWMDLADKRFKDKVVFQSLASSTFGLHGFLMFNRIQGGSEKDVEPGFKAWPKTIGPNVLEYIASSAKISEMVQTDEAAIFPLTPTQVTALKIKGVPVEYASPKEGGVVLNVAECTLANNNQPELAQKLAAYLLTPEAQAPALEFGDQIPSNPKTPTTDKTRPQVEAMEKYLETAVTIDWDQVNLIRPEWNARWSRSIER